The Armigeres subalbatus isolate Guangzhou_Male unplaced genomic scaffold, GZ_Asu_2 Contig288, whole genome shotgun sequence genome has a segment encoding these proteins:
- the LOC134203897 gene encoding uncharacterized protein LOC134203897, with product MSNKARSNKGSNAGGSESGAIGGVRVVVTDETVEPEASFPGRSCRICRGEDNEEMVRCDKCLKWSHFVCVGVTQAIESEPWSCENCMNLVQAPEKQPNPSDGGNSRGGAKKKQYVAVEGDPSIQPSDLLTPKSSNPAKTGQQEHKKDGKKKSLKGKGQEYKQVHQDQQQLPGGVEKPANVIVNTGMQKDRERILVKPPGKANSVLSHNSRASNSSLAKLKLQKLEEERALNEKRLEQERAYLEEKYELLEQIASERGSDANSEVDITEGWLPQAQSSNHSQLAAEPIADHQSFHLTVNPPRSIPDLVHRNVDLPQLISNLSVNQDYRHPSESNNELRGIHRGIPHQINRLPEREEDNCLLTKKQLAARQAISKDLPQFSGNPEDWPLFIATFNNTTTMCGYTNDENIFRLQRSLRGRAFEAVKSRLVHPSNVPGVLRTLRMMFGQPEAIVHTLIEKIHSLPAIREERLETLVDFAVNVENFCATVDACGLDEYLYNTTLLHQLVGKLPPTIKLNWAQYRVSLTGVNLAAFSTWIYSLAEAVSTLTILSISNPRPVRSDRSGIKKGNAFVNAHVVSNSSSSLTANDPSGKVFTPSEQCLVCAGTCRTIEKCKRFLELGRDSRWAIIREFALCRRCLCRHHGVCRAKLCGKNGCQFKHHALLHNDQKQLTSRASEMPLSRAIAPPIVDSSQPPSTGTNCTAYGCHTHQAKSSDILFRYLPVVLRGKSSSIRTHAFLDDGSDLTLLDEELADELELGGAVKSLCLHWTGGAQRQEVKSRVIELEIAGVQQGSKSFTISGVRTVNELLLPYQTMSIKELSSLYPHLKGLPVDSYFNVRPRILIGLKNQHLSLALKCREGKPNDPIAIKTRLGWTVCGGGISEAATSPVHSVYHIGSCEEYHKADEDLHQVVKEYFAIDSLGIMKTNDAILSVDDQRARSLLQSQTKFTGERYETKLLWRFDTIRLPDSKAMALRRFLCLEKRMQKDEMLAQTLREKMADYLNKSYIRKLSNEELRQSFPRVWYLPVFPVSNPNKPAKVRIVWDAAAKAFGTSLNSVLLKGPDHLSSLFSILIRFREHHIALTGDIREMFHQVLIRSEDQQCQRFYWRDESGTIAIYVMCVMTFGACCSPSSAHYVMTSNAKRFTQDYPAAVEVIEKQHYVDDMLASVETEEQAINLAQDVKFVHSQGGFEIRNWTSNSQRVLKTLRGSNAEEKNLNLCVEMETEKVLGMWWSTADDAFTFKINWNRYDRDLWRGSLHPTKREVLRVLMTIFDPLGLIAPLLMFLKILLQEIWRSGIQWDEKIDNNTFAKWRSWLQILPQVEQVKIPRCFLSRSESGYNNAQLHTFVDSSENGMAAACYLRIIHNESVQCCLIAAKTRVAPLKYLSIPRLELMAAVIGTRLSQAVLNSLSFTVSKRIYHTDSRDVICWINSDHRRYTPFVACRVSEILETTNQNQWRWVPTKMNVADDGTKWEKLPDMTPDSRWFNGPDFLRKREETWPCQFAKDSTTDTELRPCVLTHFTVSDPVINVSSWKRMTKIAAFIYRFATNCRLKIDKIPIRCGPLSTDETQAAERYLICQAQREAYPDEIAALHKAANIPKNSSLFKLTPWIDNQGLMRMRGRISACASAIEEAKNPIILPHIPYLDYERPMQRYVMTVNSARISVLLHSHL from the exons ATGTCGAACAAAGCTCGGTCAAATAAAGGCAGTAATGCCGGCGGTAGTGAAAGTGGTGCAATTGGTGGTGTTAGAGTGGTGGTCACCGACGAAACGGTAGAACCGGAGGCTTCATTTCCTGGACGTTCGTGCCGAATATGCCGCGGAGAAGACAACGAGGAGATGGTAAGATGTGACAAGTGCCTTAAGTGGTCGCATTTTGTCTGCGTTGGAGTGACTCAAGCCATCGAAAGTGAACCGTGGAGCTGTGAAAACTGTATGAATCTGGTTCAAGCGCCTGAGAAGCAACCGAATCCAAGCGACGGCGGTAACTCCCGCGGTGGAGCCAAGAAGAAACAGTACGTTGCAGTAGAAGGTGACCCTTCCATCCAGCCAAGTGACCTGCTGACCCCGAAGTCGTCGAATCCAGCCAAGACAGGACAACAGGAGCACAAGAAGGACGGAAAAAAGAAATCGTTGAAAGGGAAAGGTCAGGAGTACAAACAAGTCCATCAAGACCAACAGCAGTTGCCAGGAGGAGTAGAGAAGCCTGCGAATGTTATCGTCAATACAGGCATGCAGAAGGACCGCGAGCGAATACTGGTGAAGCCACCAGGAAAGGCGAATTCGGTGTTATCGCACAATAGTCGAGCGTCTAATAGTTCACTCGCCAAGCTGAAGCTACAGAAGCTGGAAGAAGAACGGGCTTTGAACGAGAAACGTCTGGAGCAGGAGCGTGCTTACCTAGAAGAAAAGTACGAACTACTGGAGCAGATCGCTAGCGAACGCGGATCGGATGCGAATAGTGAAGTGGACATAACGGAAGGATGGCTTCCTCAAGCGCAATCCAGTAACCACTCACAATTGGCAGCTGAGCCCATCGCTGATCACCAATCCTTTCATCTCACCGTTAATCCCCCTCGTTCAATTCCGGACCTCGTTCATCGTAACGTTGATCTACCGCAACTCATCTCTAATCTCTCCGTCAACCAAGATTACCGCCATCCCAGTGAAAGCAACAACGAACTACGTGGCATTCATCGTGGCATCCCGCATCAAATCAACCGCCTACCGGAGCGCGAGGAAGACAACTGCTTGCTAACCAAGAAACAGTTAGCGGCGCGCCAAGCAATTTCCAAGGATCTGCCCCAGTTTTCCGGCAATCCTGAAGATTGGCCTCTTTTTATAGCGACGTTCAACAATACAACGACCATGTGCGGATACACGAACGATGAAAACATTTTTCGGTTGCAGAGGAGTCTGCGGGGACGAGCCTTCGAAGCCGTGAAAAGCCGATTGGTACACCCTTCGAACGTTCCCGGCGTGCTAAGGACTCTAAGAATGATGTTTGGACAGCCAGAAGCTATTGTTCACACGCTTATTGAGAAAATTCACTCCCTGCCGGCCATTAGAGAAGAAAGATTGGAGACACTAGTAGACTTTGCCGTAAACGTGGAAAACTTTTGTGCGACCGTGGACGCCTGCGGACTGGATGAATACTTGTACAACACAACCCTCTTACATCAGCTTGTTGGCAAGTTACCTCCAACAATCAAGCTGAACTGGGCACAGTACAGGGTTTCCCTAACCGGAGTAAACTTAGCAGCTTTCAGTACCTGGATTTACTCTCTCGCGGAGGCCGTTAGCACATTGACTATCCTGAGCATCTCGAATCCCAGACCGGTGCGAAGTGACAGAAGCGGAATAAAGAAAGGGAATGCATTCGTAAACGCACACGTCGTTAGCAATTCGTCATCATCGTTGACAGCTAATGACCCTAGCGGAAAGGTTTTCACTCCTAGTGAGCAGTGCCTCGTTTGTGCAGGAACCTGCagaacaattgaaaaatgcaaGCGCTTCCTGGAACTTGGTCGGGATTCACGTTGGGCTATAATACGAGAGTTTGCACTATGTCGCCGTTGTCTCTGCCGTCACCATGGCGTATGCCGAGCCAAATTATGCGGTAAGAATGGATGTCAGTTCAAGCACCATGCTTTGCTGCACAACGACCAAAAACAGCTAACATCGCGTGCATCAGAGATGCCCTTATCTCGCGCAATAGCGCCTCCGATAGTCGACAGCTCACAACCCCCCAGTACAGGAACCAATTGTACAGCTTACGGTTGCCACACGCATCAAGCCAAGTCAAGCGATATATTGTTCCGCTACCTACCAGTAGTGCTGCGTGGGAAAAGCAGTTCGATTCGTACTCATGCATTCCTTGACGACGGCTCCGATTTGACGTTGCTCGACGAAGAGTTAGCCGATGAATTAGAACTGGGAGGCGCAGTTAAATCACTGTGTCTGCATTGGACCGGTGGTGCGCAGCGCCAAGAAGTTAAGTCAAGAGTTATCGAGTTGGAGATAGCCGGCGTACAACAAGGATCCAAAAGTTTCACCATCAGTGGCGTGCGTACAGTCAATGAGCTTCTACTTCCGTACCAGACAATGAGCATTAAGGAGTTATCATCGTTGTACCCACACCTGAAAGGACTTCCGGTCGATTCATACTTCAACGTTCGACCACGGATTCTAATCGGGCTAAAGAACCAACATCTCAGCCTTGCCCTCAAATGCCGCGAAGGCAAGCCCAACGACCCTATTGCTATTAAGACGCGGCTAGGCTGGACGGTGTGTGGAGGAGGCATTTCAGAAGCTGCAACCAGCCCAGTGCACTCCGTCTACCACATCGGTTCCTGTGAGGAATATCACAAAGCAGATGAGGATCTACATCAGGTTGTCAAAGAATACTTTGCTATCGATAGCCTAggaatcatgaaaacaaatgatGCAATCCTCTCCGTCGACGATCAACGAGCGCGATCTCTTCTCCAatcgcaaaccaagttcacAGGCGAACGCTACGAAACCAAGTTACTTTGGCGTTTCGATACAATTAGGCTGCCGGATAGCAAAGCAATGGCTCTGCGGCGGTTTCTGTGTCTCGAGAAACGCATGCAGAAAGATGAAATGCTCGCTCAAACTTTGAGGGAGAAAATGGCCGACTATCTGAACAAAAGCTACATACGGAAGCTATCCAATGAAGAGTTACGTCAATCATTTCCACGTGTTTGGTATCTTCCAGTATTCCCAGTGTCAAACCCAAATAAGCCAGCAAAAGTGAGAATCGTGTGGGACGCAGCTGCCAAAGCATTCGGAACATCGTTGAATTCTGTTCTGCTGAAAGGTCCAGACCATCTATCTTCCTTGTTTTCTATATTGATCCGTTTCCGTGAGCATCACATAGCCCTAACAGGTGACATACGTGAAATGTTTCACCAAGTGTTGATCCGCAGTGAAGACCAACAATGTCAGCGGTTCTACTGGAGAGACGAGAGCGGAACGATAGCAATATACGTCATGTGCGTCATGACATTCGGTGCTTGTTGCTCCCCTAGTAGCGCCCATTATGTAATGACCTCGAATGCAAAACGTTTTACCCAGGATTATCCCGCAGCCGTAGAGGTTATTGAGAAGCAACACTACGTAGATGATATGTTGGCGAGCGTGGAAACGGAAGAGCAAGCCATCAATCTCGCCCAGGACGTCAAGTTTGTGCACTCGCAGGGTGGGTTCGAAATCCGTAACTGGACCAGCAATTCGCAACGTGTCCTAAAAACTCTACGTGGAAGTAACGCCGAGGAAAAGAACCTAAACCTTTGTGTAGAAATGGAGACTGAAAAGGTTTTGGGAATGTGGTGGAGTACAGCTGATGATGCATTCACCTTTAAAATCAATTGGAACCGCTACGATCGAGACCTGTGGCGAGGAAGCCTCCACCCTACAAAACGAGAGGTTCTCCGGGTCCTAATGACGATCTTCGACCCCCTTGGACTCATCGCGCCGCTCCTTATGTTCTTGAAGATtttgctgcaggaaatctggcGTAGTGGTATTCAGTGGGACGAAAAGATCGACAACAATACCTTTGCTAAGTGGCGAAGCTGGCTGCAAATCTTGCCTCAGGTTGAACAGGTTAAAATACCTCGGTGCTTTCTCTCTCGATCTGAATCCGGGTATAATAATGCACAATTGCACACATTCGTTGATTCGAGCGAAAACGGTATGGCTGCAGCGTGCTACCTACGCATCATACATAATGAATCAGTTCAATGTTGTTTGATCGCCGCCAAAACAAGAGTCGCTCCCTTAAAATATCTATCGATTCCTCGGCTCGAGCTCATGGCTGCAGTTATTGGTACAAGACTTTCCCAGGCGGTCCTTAATTCTCTGTCTTTCACTGTAAGCAAGCGGATCTATCATACAGATTCCAGAGATGTAATTTGCTGGATAAACTCGGATCATCGGCGGTATACTCCATTTGTCGCCTGCCGAGTCAGCGAGATTCTGGAAACAACAAATCAAAACCAATGGCGTTGGGTTCCGACAAAGATGAACGTCGCCGACGACGGCACGAAATGGGAGAAGCTCCCAGACATGACCCCTGATTCCAGATGGTTCAACGGTCCGGACTTTCTACGGAAACGAGAAGAAACTTGGCCGTGTCAATTTGCAAAAGATAGCACGACAGATACCGAACTGCGACCCTGTGTGCTAACCCACTTTACCGTGTCAGATCCAGTAATCAACGTCTCCAGCTGGAAACGAATGACCAAAATAGCTGCATTTATTTATCGCTTCGCAACAAACTGTCGCCTGAAGATTGACAAAATCCCAATCCGCTGCGGACCATTGTCCACGGACGAAACGCAGGCTGCTGAACGCTACTTGATATGCCAAGCCCAACGAGAGGCTTACCCGGACGAGATAGCTGCATTACATAAAGCCGCAAACATTCCCAAGAATAGCTCACTGTTTAAGCTGACCCCATGGATAGACAACCAAGGATTGATGAGGATGCGCGGAAGAATTAGTGCCTGTGCTTCGGCCATCGAAGAGGCCAAGAACCCGATAATCCTACCAC ATATTCCATACCTCGACTACGAGCGACCTATGCAAAGGTACGTCATGACTGTCAACAGTGCAAGAATCTCCGTGCTGCTCCACAGCCACCTATAA
- the LOC134203901 gene encoding uncharacterized protein LOC134203901 produces MADLPPERLDAFARPFTHIGVDYFGPMEVVVGRRVEKRWGMLVTCLTTRAIHIEVVHTLSTDSCIMSLRSCVARRGTPKTIYSDRGTCFIGASREMRETAAVLNHEKLMKEFSETTWKFIPPVSPHMGGSWERLVGIVKRNLLAIRPPHKPNDEVLRSLLTEVEHTVNSRPLTHVPVDDESAPALTPNHFLLGSSDGTKPFCDLDDSVAALRRTWRMSQQLANKFWKRWLTDYLPEITRRTRWYENTKPITIGDIVIIVDPKFPRNCWPKGKVIGTSVNQKDNQIRSATVRTANGVFERPVAKLAVLDVRREEL; encoded by the coding sequence ATGGCCGATCTTCCTCCAGAGCGACTCGACGCCTTCGCTCGACCATTCACCCATATTGGTGTTGATTATTTCGGACCGATGGAAGTCGTTGTAGGCCGCCGAGTAGAGAAACGTTGGGGAATGCTGGTGACATGCTTGACTACTCGTGCAATCCACATAGAAGTGGTACACACATTAAGTACCGACTCATGCATCATGAGTCTCCGAAGCTGTGTGGCACGCCGAGGTACGCCTAAAACGATTTATAGTGACCGAGGAACCTGTTTCATCGGTGCGAGTCGCGAGATGAGAGAAACAGCGGCGGTATTGAAccatgaaaaattgatgaaggaGTTCAGCGAGACAACCTGGAAGTTCATCCCTCCAGTTTCCCCACATATGGGCGGTAGCTGGGAGCGCCTGGTCGGTATAGTTAAGCGAAATCTTCTGGCAATCCGCCCTCCACACAAACCGAACGATGAGGTGCTACGCAGTCTGTTGACCGAGGTTGAGCATACCGTCAACTCTCGACCACTGACACACGTTCCGGTCGACGACGAATCCGCACCCGCTCTCACCCCAAATCACTTCCTTTTGGGGTCATCAGACGGTACTAAGCCATTTTGCGACCTCGACGACAGTGTGGCCGCACTACGCAGAACCTGGCGAATGTCTCAGCAGCTGGCCAACAAATTTTGGAAACGCTGGCTCACCGACTACTTGCCAGAGATCACCCGACGAACACGATGGTACGAGAACACAAAGCCGATCACAATTGGCGACATAGTGATCATCGTCGATCCGAAATTTCCCCGTAATTGCTGGCCCAAGGGTAAGGTCATCGGAACCAGCGTTAACCAGAAGGACAACCAGATCAGATCAGCAACCGTACGAACTGCCAATGGAGTTTTCGAGCGTCCGGTAGCCAAGCTGGCTGTACTGGATGTACGGCGCGAAGAACTGTAA